The Streptomyces tendae genome has a window encoding:
- a CDS encoding aliphatic sulfonate ABC transporter substrate-binding protein yields the protein MSAARPLTILRTVAAMTALPLLLTACGYGSDAEDDAPKAEVAAGAEKLSASEVKIGYFPNLTHATALVGVQEGLLQKELGGTKIKASTFNAGPSEIEALNAGSIDIGWIGPSPSINGYTKSQGKNLRIISGSASGGVKLVVNPDKIKTLDDLKGKKIATPQLGNTQDVAFLHWIAEKGWKVDAQSGKGDVSVVRSDNKITPDAYRSGSVDGAWVPEPTASKLVADGAKVLLDESDIWPDKKFVITNIIVSQSFLKEHPDVVEAVLRGSVKTNEWINADPDRAKASANKALEKLSGKALPAEVIDPAWKSIAFLDDPLASTLDAQAEHAVSAGLLEKPDLKGIYDLAPLNRVLKAEGKPAVDDAGLGVR from the coding sequence GTGTCTGCCGCACGACCGCTCACCATCCTGCGCACCGTCGCCGCCATGACGGCCCTCCCGCTCCTGCTCACCGCCTGCGGCTACGGATCCGACGCCGAGGACGACGCACCGAAGGCGGAGGTCGCGGCCGGCGCCGAGAAGCTGTCCGCCTCCGAGGTGAAGATCGGCTACTTCCCCAACCTCACACACGCCACCGCCCTGGTCGGCGTCCAGGAGGGCCTGCTGCAGAAGGAACTGGGCGGCACCAAGATCAAGGCGTCGACGTTCAACGCCGGGCCGTCCGAGATCGAGGCGCTGAACGCCGGGTCCATCGACATCGGCTGGATCGGCCCCTCGCCGTCCATCAACGGGTACACCAAGTCCCAGGGCAAGAACCTGCGCATCATCAGCGGTTCCGCGTCCGGCGGCGTGAAGCTCGTGGTGAACCCGGACAAGATCAAGACCCTGGACGACCTCAAGGGCAAGAAGATCGCCACCCCGCAGCTCGGCAACACCCAGGACGTGGCGTTCCTGCACTGGATCGCCGAGAAGGGCTGGAAGGTCGACGCGCAGAGCGGCAAGGGTGACGTCTCCGTCGTCCGCAGCGACAACAAGATCACCCCGGACGCCTACAGGTCCGGCTCCGTCGACGGGGCCTGGGTCCCCGAGCCCACCGCGTCCAAGCTCGTCGCGGACGGCGCGAAGGTGCTGCTCGACGAGTCCGACATCTGGCCGGACAAGAAGTTCGTGATCACCAACATCATCGTGTCGCAGAGCTTCCTGAAGGAGCACCCGGACGTCGTCGAGGCCGTGCTGCGCGGCTCGGTGAAGACCAACGAGTGGATCAACGCCGACCCGGACCGGGCCAAGGCCTCCGCGAACAAGGCGCTCGAGAAGCTGTCCGGCAAGGCCCTGCCGGCCGAGGTGATCGACCCGGCGTGGAAGTCCATCGCCTTCCTCGACGACCCGCTGGCCTCGACCCTCGACGCCCAGGCGGAGCACGCGGTGTCGGCCGGTCTGCTGGAGAAGCCCGACCTGAAGGGCATCTACGACCTCGCGCCGCTGAACAGGGTCCTCAAGGCCGAGGGCAAGCCCGCGGTCGACGACGCCGGGCTCGGCGTCCGCTGA
- a CDS encoding ABC transporter permease, with product MASTEKTGLTQDAAAPQDPDDLAGLEAGLDALDSARTVRTPLSQTLLRKVLPPVTAVLLVLVVWQILVWAEVAPAYKLASPSDVWAELRTAWLQGKLLDYIWTSVSRGLLGFLLALAIGTPLGLLVARVSFVRAAIGPILSGLQSLPSVAWVPPAVIWLGLNDSMMFAVILLGAVPSIANGLVAGIDQIPPLFLRAGRTLGATGLRGARYIVMPAALPGYLAGLKQGWAFSWRSLMAAEIIASSPDLGVGLGQLLENGRNNSSMPQVFLAILLILLVGIAVDLLIFSPLERRVLRGRGLLVSR from the coding sequence ATGGCCAGCACTGAGAAGACCGGCCTCACCCAGGACGCCGCCGCGCCCCAGGACCCGGACGACCTCGCGGGTCTGGAGGCCGGTCTCGACGCGCTGGACTCCGCGCGGACCGTCCGCACACCGCTGAGCCAGACCCTGCTCCGCAAGGTGCTGCCGCCGGTCACCGCCGTCCTCCTGGTGCTGGTGGTGTGGCAGATCCTCGTGTGGGCGGAGGTCGCGCCCGCGTACAAGCTCGCCTCCCCGTCCGACGTGTGGGCCGAGCTGCGCACCGCCTGGCTGCAGGGGAAGCTGCTCGACTACATCTGGACGTCCGTCTCACGCGGCCTGCTCGGCTTCCTGCTGGCGCTCGCCATCGGCACCCCGCTCGGGCTGCTGGTGGCCCGGGTGAGCTTCGTCCGGGCGGCCATCGGCCCGATCCTGTCGGGACTGCAGTCGCTGCCCTCGGTCGCCTGGGTGCCGCCGGCGGTGATCTGGCTGGGCCTGAACGACTCGATGATGTTCGCCGTCATCCTGCTCGGCGCCGTCCCGTCCATCGCCAACGGCCTGGTGGCGGGCATCGACCAGATCCCGCCGCTGTTCCTGCGCGCCGGTCGCACCCTGGGCGCGACCGGCCTGCGCGGGGCCCGGTACATCGTGATGCCCGCCGCGCTCCCCGGCTACCTGGCCGGACTCAAGCAGGGCTGGGCGTTCTCCTGGCGCTCGCTGATGGCCGCCGAGATCATCGCCTCCTCCCCCGATCTCGGCGTCGGTCTCGGGCAGTTGCTGGAGAACGGGCGCAACAACAGCAGCATGCCGCAGGTGTTCCTTGCCATCCTGCTGATCCTGCTCGTCGGCATCGCCGTCGACCTGCTGATCTTCAGCCCGCTGGAGCGGCGGGTGCTGCGCGGGCGGGGGCTGCTGGTCAGCCGCTGA
- a CDS encoding ABC transporter ATP-binding protein, which yields MATTMAGTAADTGTARYAARVEHVSKSFPAPGAPGGRQLVLDDITLDVAPGEFVTLLGASGCGKSTLLNLVAGLDLPSAGTIGTDGRPALMFQEHALFPWLTAGKNIELALKLRGVGKPERRQEAERLLELVRLKDAHGKRVHELSGGMRQRVALARALAQDSRLLLMDEPFAALDAITRDVLHAELTRIWRETGLSVLFVTHNVREAVRLAQRVVLLSSRPGRVARQWTVDLPQPRRLEDGAVAELSAEITEELRGEIRRHGQH from the coding sequence ATGGCCACCACGATGGCCGGGACGGCCGCGGACACCGGGACGGCGCGGTATGCCGCACGGGTCGAGCACGTCTCGAAGTCCTTTCCCGCACCGGGCGCGCCGGGCGGACGGCAGCTCGTCCTGGACGACATCACCCTCGATGTCGCACCCGGCGAGTTCGTCACCCTCCTGGGTGCCTCCGGCTGCGGCAAGTCCACCCTGCTCAACCTGGTCGCGGGACTGGACCTGCCGTCCGCCGGCACCATCGGCACCGACGGCAGGCCGGCCCTGATGTTCCAGGAACACGCCCTGTTCCCGTGGCTGACCGCGGGCAAGAACATCGAACTCGCCCTGAAACTGCGCGGGGTGGGCAAGCCGGAGCGTCGTCAGGAGGCGGAGCGGCTGCTGGAACTGGTGCGCCTGAAGGACGCGCACGGCAAGCGGGTGCACGAGTTGTCCGGCGGCATGCGGCAGCGCGTGGCACTGGCCCGCGCGCTCGCCCAGGACAGCCGGCTGCTGCTGATGGACGAGCCGTTCGCCGCGCTCGACGCCATCACCCGGGACGTCCTGCACGCAGAACTCACCCGCATCTGGCGCGAGACGGGCCTGTCGGTGCTGTTCGTCACCCACAACGTGCGCGAGGCGGTCCGGCTCGCCCAGCGCGTCGTGCTGCTGTCGTCGCGGCCGGGCCGCGTCGCCCGGCAGTGGACGGTGGACCTGCCGCAGCCGCGCCGCCTCGAGGACGGCGCCGTCGCCGAGCTGTCCGCCGAGATCACCGAAGAACTGCGTGGGGAGATCCGCCGCCATGGCCAGCACTGA
- a CDS encoding sulfite exporter TauE/SafE family protein, with product MNWSTGLAGLAAGLLISVVTTPAGVSGAVFLLPVQLSVLGVPSPAVTPTNLLFNVVAGPGALLRHHRAGLLRDPLTRRLVSGTLPGVAVGAAVRVFAVPGATVLRLLIAVLLVPLGLWLVRRTLRPSRPAAEAEPSAGTVTGLALAVGVVGGIYGIGGGSLLGPLLVGRGMAVARVAPAALASTFVTSVAGAAVFALLSLAGTGDVAPDWYLGLACGLGGLAGGYLGAVLQPRLPETGLRLLLGGLATAVGTLYAVQALG from the coding sequence GTGAACTGGTCCACCGGACTCGCCGGGCTGGCCGCGGGCCTGCTCATCTCTGTGGTGACCACGCCGGCGGGAGTGTCGGGCGCGGTGTTCCTGCTGCCGGTGCAGCTGAGCGTCCTCGGCGTGCCGAGCCCGGCGGTCACCCCCACCAATCTGCTGTTCAACGTGGTGGCCGGGCCGGGGGCGCTGCTGCGGCACCACCGCGCGGGGCTGCTGCGCGACCCGCTGACCCGCCGTCTGGTGAGCGGCACCCTGCCCGGTGTGGCGGTCGGCGCCGCCGTACGGGTGTTCGCGGTCCCGGGGGCCACCGTGCTCCGGCTGCTGATCGCCGTGCTGCTGGTGCCGCTGGGACTCTGGCTCGTGCGGCGCACCCTCCGCCCCTCCCGTCCGGCCGCGGAGGCGGAGCCCTCCGCGGGGACGGTGACCGGACTGGCCCTGGCGGTCGGGGTGGTCGGCGGGATCTACGGCATCGGCGGCGGCTCGCTGCTGGGGCCCCTGCTGGTGGGGCGGGGCATGGCCGTGGCGCGGGTGGCGCCGGCCGCGCTGGCCTCGACGTTCGTCACCTCCGTGGCCGGCGCCGCCGTCTTCGCGCTGCTGTCCCTGGCGGGCACGGGCGACGTGGCCCCGGACTGGTACCTCGGCCTGGCCTGCGGGCTCGGAGGGCTGGCCGGCGGGTACCTGGGGGCCGTTCTGCAGCCGCGGCTGCCCGAGACCGGGCTGCGCCTGCTGCTGGGCGGGCTGGCCACCGCCGTGGGCACCCTCTACGCCGTGCAGGCGCTCGGCTGA
- a CDS encoding RrF2 family transcriptional regulator: MRISARADYAVRAALQLASSRDDGPLKAEAIADAQEIPHKFLESILNDMRRGGLVVSQRGGNGGYRLAKPAESISIADVIRVVEGPLVSVRGVRPPELSYSGPAESLLPLWIALRSNVRQILEGVSLADVASAQLPAGVAELADAPTAWVNP, translated from the coding sequence ATGCGGATCTCAGCCAGGGCGGACTACGCGGTACGTGCCGCGCTGCAACTCGCGTCGTCCCGGGACGACGGGCCGCTCAAGGCCGAGGCGATCGCCGACGCGCAGGAGATCCCGCACAAGTTCCTCGAAAGCATCCTGAACGACATGCGCCGGGGCGGGCTCGTGGTCAGCCAGCGCGGCGGCAACGGCGGGTACCGGCTGGCGAAGCCCGCGGAGTCGATCAGCATCGCCGACGTCATCCGTGTCGTGGAGGGGCCACTGGTCTCGGTGCGTGGTGTCCGTCCGCCGGAGCTGTCCTACTCGGGTCCCGCCGAGTCGCTGCTCCCGCTGTGGATCGCGCTGCGGTCCAATGTGCGCCAGATCCTGGAAGGCGTGTCCCTCGCCGATGTGGCGTCCGCGCAGCTTCCCGCCGGGGTCGCCGAGTTGGCGGACGCTCCCACGGCCTGGGTGAATCCCTGA